In Nocardioides palaemonis, a single genomic region encodes these proteins:
- a CDS encoding phosphoenolpyruvate carboxykinase (GTP), with protein MTATIDTQTTPPTTHEAILAWVAEVAELTQPDRIHWCTGSDEEWAELTTSLEATGTFTRLNPDVMPNSFHAASDPTDVARVEDRTYICSVDERDAGPTNNWMDPAAMKDLMRGLYAGCMRGRTMYVIPFVMGHLDAEKPMFGIEVTDSAYVTVSMRVMARMGTEVLRRIEELTAAGHDPQWVPALHSVGMPLEPGQADVAWPCNDTKYIVQFPEERMIWSFGSGYGGNALLGKKCYALRIASVMARDEGWLAEHMLILKLTSPQGVTKYVAAAFPSACGKTNLAMLKPTVPGWTVEAIGDDIAWMRVGEDGRLWAVNPEYGFFGVAPGTNEHTNPYAMETIRKGNSVFTNVALTPDGNVWWEGLENTPAEATSWKGEPWTPESDELSSHANSRYCTPIKQCSILADEYDDPRGVPIDAILFGGRRKTTIPLVTEARDWNHGTFMGATLSSETTAAAVGAVGVVRRDPMAMLPFIGYNAGDYFGHWINVGKDHDAAKLPKVFYVNWFRRGDDGDFLWPGFGENSRVLKWVIERIDGQAAAIETPIGHVPAPGSLDVDGLDLTEQQLAQALAVDADEWKAEIPQIEEWFAKFGDDLPAVLWSELDTLKARLDA; from the coding sequence ATGACCGCAACGATCGACACGCAGACGACCCCTCCGACCACCCACGAGGCCATCCTCGCCTGGGTCGCCGAGGTCGCCGAGCTCACCCAGCCCGACCGCATCCACTGGTGCACCGGCTCCGACGAGGAGTGGGCCGAGCTCACCACCTCGCTCGAGGCGACCGGCACCTTCACCCGGCTGAACCCCGACGTGATGCCGAACTCGTTCCACGCCGCCTCCGACCCCACCGACGTCGCCCGCGTCGAGGACCGCACCTACATCTGCTCGGTCGACGAGCGCGACGCGGGTCCGACCAACAACTGGATGGACCCGGCGGCGATGAAGGACCTGATGCGCGGCCTCTACGCCGGCTGCATGCGGGGCCGCACCATGTACGTCATCCCCTTCGTGATGGGCCACCTCGACGCCGAGAAGCCGATGTTCGGCATCGAGGTCACCGACTCGGCCTACGTCACCGTCTCGATGCGCGTGATGGCCCGCATGGGCACCGAGGTGCTGCGCCGCATCGAGGAGCTCACCGCCGCCGGTCACGACCCGCAGTGGGTCCCCGCGCTGCACTCGGTCGGCATGCCGCTCGAGCCCGGCCAGGCCGACGTGGCGTGGCCGTGCAACGACACCAAGTACATCGTGCAGTTCCCCGAGGAGCGGATGATCTGGAGCTTCGGCTCCGGCTACGGCGGCAACGCCCTGCTCGGCAAGAAGTGCTACGCGCTGCGCATCGCGTCGGTGATGGCGCGCGACGAGGGCTGGCTGGCCGAGCACATGCTCATCCTCAAGCTCACCTCCCCGCAGGGCGTGACCAAGTACGTCGCGGCCGCCTTCCCGAGCGCCTGCGGCAAGACCAACCTCGCCATGCTCAAGCCGACCGTCCCGGGCTGGACGGTCGAGGCGATCGGCGACGACATCGCGTGGATGCGGGTCGGCGAGGACGGCCGGCTGTGGGCGGTCAACCCGGAGTACGGCTTCTTCGGCGTCGCCCCGGGCACCAACGAGCACACCAACCCCTACGCGATGGAGACCATCCGCAAGGGCAACTCGGTCTTCACCAACGTCGCGCTCACCCCCGACGGCAACGTCTGGTGGGAAGGCCTGGAGAACACGCCGGCCGAGGCCACGAGCTGGAAGGGCGAGCCCTGGACCCCGGAGTCCGACGAGCTCTCCAGCCACGCCAACAGCCGCTACTGCACGCCGATCAAGCAGTGCTCGATCCTCGCCGACGAGTACGACGACCCGCGCGGCGTGCCGATCGACGCGATCCTGTTCGGCGGTCGGCGCAAGACCACCATCCCGCTGGTCACCGAGGCGCGCGACTGGAACCACGGCACCTTCATGGGCGCCACGCTGTCCTCGGAGACCACCGCGGCCGCCGTCGGCGCCGTCGGCGTGGTGCGACGCGACCCGATGGCGATGCTGCCGTTCATCGGCTACAACGCCGGCGACTACTTCGGCCACTGGATCAACGTCGGCAAGGACCACGACGCCGCCAAGCTGCCGAAGGTCTTCTACGTCAACTGGTTCCGCCGCGGCGACGACGGCGACTTCCTGTGGCCCGGCTTCGGCGAGAACAGCCGCGTGCTCAAGTGGGTCATCGAGCGCATCGACGGCCAGGCCGCCGCGATCGAGACCCCGATCGGCCACGTGCCGGCCCCGGGCTCGCTCGACGTCGACGGCCTCGACCTCACCGAGCAGCAGCTCGCCCAGGCCCTCGCCGTCGACGCGGACGAGTGGAAGGCCGAGATCCCGCAGATCGAGGAGTGGTTCGCGAAGTTCGGCGACGACCTCCCGGCCGTGCTCTGGAGCGAGCTCGACACGCTGAAGGCGCGCCTGGACGCCTGA
- a CDS encoding TrmB family transcriptional regulator — translation MPLGQHERAVFEEKSAPLYEEIVTSGGISATDRRIGRRGELREAFELLAEVGLVVQGDDATSWRAVDPAAVQARVVAPLGQQGAELIAESAHWAQAFSSLSHAWRRSPSAVGGPFTEIRGEATIRTFLESMVADSEEELLSAQPQDRRGVKQLAEVTAREIALLKRGVRMRTLYQHAARRGTDTRKYVAAVSAAGAEVRTLDEFFNRLIVVDRRIAVIPSHEGLNAAMVISEPSMVSYLVDMFERHWERARPFTSSESSLMRDIAAEQRAMTIRMLLEGRADPAGAKRLGVSPRTYAGYVADLKSEFEVETRFQLGYEMGKRGISGREADEPDA, via the coding sequence ATGCCCCTGGGGCAGCACGAGCGCGCGGTCTTCGAGGAGAAGTCGGCTCCGCTCTACGAGGAGATCGTCACCTCGGGGGGCATCAGCGCCACCGACCGCCGCATCGGGCGGCGGGGCGAGCTGCGTGAGGCCTTCGAGCTCCTCGCCGAGGTCGGGCTCGTCGTCCAGGGCGACGACGCCACCAGCTGGCGCGCCGTCGACCCCGCCGCCGTGCAGGCGCGCGTCGTGGCCCCGCTGGGCCAGCAGGGCGCGGAGCTGATCGCGGAGTCCGCCCACTGGGCCCAGGCCTTCAGCTCGCTCTCGCACGCCTGGCGGCGCTCGCCCAGCGCGGTCGGCGGTCCGTTCACCGAGATCCGCGGCGAGGCGACGATCCGCACCTTCCTGGAGTCGATGGTCGCCGACTCGGAGGAGGAGCTGCTCAGCGCGCAGCCGCAGGACCGGCGCGGCGTCAAGCAGCTCGCCGAGGTGACCGCGCGGGAGATCGCCCTGCTCAAGCGCGGCGTGCGGATGCGGACGCTCTACCAGCACGCCGCGCGCCGCGGCACCGACACCCGCAAGTACGTCGCGGCGGTCTCCGCCGCCGGCGCCGAGGTGCGTACCCTCGACGAGTTCTTCAACCGGCTCATCGTCGTCGACCGGCGGATCGCGGTCATCCCGAGCCACGAGGGCCTCAACGCCGCGATGGTGATCAGCGAGCCGTCGATGGTGTCCTACCTCGTCGACATGTTCGAGCGGCACTGGGAGCGCGCGCGTCCCTTCACCAGCAGCGAGTCCTCCCTCATGCGCGACATCGCCGCCGAGCAGCGCGCGATGACGATCCGGATGCTGCTCGAGGGCCGGGCCGACCCGGCGGGCGCCAAGCGCCTCGGCGTCAGCCCGCGGACCTACGCCGGCTACGTCGCGGACCTGAAGAGCGAGTTCGAGGTGGAGACGCGCTTCCAGCTCGGCTACGAGATGGGCAAGCGGGGGATCTCCGGTCGCGAGGCCGACGAGCCGGACGCCTGA
- a CDS encoding putative bifunctional diguanylate cyclase/phosphodiesterase gives MRRGQTEDRERLGRSDLARGTTALALPFGAVAALGLLAVLLPPYDDRPWWAVGLAAAVLACSALVFVTSSRRPDLAWLEPCAAYVLVPYAGLVSAASGGPSSDLTILLALPILWLALTGTPRQLWVAGGLSVATLLALGDWRGSVLWAAVALLVAPVVQRIVGDLAHQARRARTATARVERLFDDAPHGVALLDADGTVIRVNISMAVFVGLDPSEMVGHRFSAFETPGEDRLEDHLGRVGSLRRGESLDAECRLRDSGGNDVHVSLSSTVVSDADLGHITMVNVVDMSERRRYLDRLAHLADHDVLTGLANRRRFESELERHLDRCQRNGPDGALLLLDLDNFKQVNDSLGHNAGDQLLITIAGLLRRSIRSTDVVARLGGDEFAILLTDADEDATRRVAELVVQRVGAHAATLDGVGRRVTASVGAVTFRAATEHSSDILALADMTMYDAKEAGRNQVAVLSEGDTRGPRAATRLHWQSRIDEALEHDRFELHLQPIMDIADGRIRSAEVLLRLREDDELVPPSRFVYIAERVGLMPQVDAWVVDRSLALLARIRAEHDPGFRLEVNLSGHSIGNPEIERAIVDSLERHGVDPSALILEITETAAVADVALARDFAARMTGLGCAFALDDFGAGFGSFYYLKHLFFDYVKIDGEFVAHVHESSVDRTIMRSIVGIARDLGKRTVAEFVSEPAILEACREEGVDLAQGYLIGRPAAYDEFVEQFLRRPHALARRAG, from the coding sequence GTGCGACGTGGGCAGACTGAGGACCGGGAGAGGCTGGGTCGTTCCGACCTGGCGAGGGGTACGACCGCGCTCGCGCTGCCCTTCGGGGCCGTCGCCGCGCTGGGCCTGCTGGCGGTCCTGCTGCCGCCCTACGACGACCGCCCGTGGTGGGCGGTCGGCCTGGCCGCCGCGGTGCTGGCCTGCTCCGCCCTGGTCTTCGTGACGAGCAGCCGTCGCCCCGACCTCGCGTGGCTCGAGCCGTGCGCGGCGTACGTCCTCGTCCCCTACGCCGGGCTGGTCTCCGCCGCGTCCGGCGGACCCTCCTCCGACCTGACCATCCTGCTGGCGCTGCCGATCCTCTGGCTGGCGCTCACCGGGACCCCGCGGCAGCTGTGGGTCGCCGGCGGCCTGTCGGTCGCGACCCTGCTGGCGCTCGGCGACTGGCGCGGCAGCGTGCTGTGGGCGGCCGTCGCCCTGCTCGTCGCCCCCGTGGTGCAGCGCATCGTGGGCGACCTCGCCCACCAGGCCCGCCGCGCGCGTACGGCGACCGCGCGGGTCGAGCGCCTCTTCGACGACGCGCCCCACGGCGTCGCGCTGCTCGACGCGGACGGCACGGTCATCCGCGTCAACATCTCGATGGCCGTGTTCGTGGGCCTCGACCCCTCCGAGATGGTCGGCCACCGCTTCAGCGCGTTCGAGACCCCGGGGGAGGACCGCCTCGAGGACCACCTCGGCCGGGTCGGGTCGCTGCGCCGCGGCGAGTCGCTCGACGCGGAGTGCCGGCTGCGCGACTCGGGCGGCAACGACGTCCACGTCTCGCTCAGCAGCACCGTCGTCAGCGACGCCGACCTCGGGCACATCACGATGGTCAACGTCGTCGACATGTCCGAGCGCCGGCGCTACCTCGACCGGCTGGCGCACCTCGCCGACCACGACGTGCTCACCGGCCTGGCCAACCGGCGCCGCTTCGAGAGCGAGCTCGAGCGCCACCTCGACCGCTGCCAGCGCAACGGGCCGGACGGCGCCCTGCTGCTGCTCGACCTCGACAACTTCAAGCAGGTCAACGACTCGCTGGGCCACAACGCCGGCGACCAGCTGCTGATCACCATCGCCGGGCTGCTGCGCCGCTCGATCCGCAGCACCGACGTGGTCGCCCGGCTCGGCGGCGACGAGTTCGCCATCCTGCTCACCGACGCCGACGAGGACGCGACCCGCCGGGTGGCCGAGCTGGTCGTCCAGCGCGTCGGCGCGCACGCCGCGACGCTCGACGGCGTCGGTCGCCGGGTCACCGCGAGCGTCGGCGCGGTCACCTTCCGCGCCGCCACCGAGCACTCCTCCGACATCCTCGCGCTGGCCGACATGACCATGTACGACGCCAAGGAGGCCGGCCGCAACCAGGTGGCGGTCCTCTCCGAGGGCGACACCCGTGGCCCCCGTGCGGCGACCCGGCTGCACTGGCAGAGCCGGATCGACGAGGCGCTGGAGCACGACCGCTTCGAGCTGCACCTCCAGCCGATCATGGACATCGCGGACGGCCGGATCCGCTCGGCCGAGGTGCTGCTGCGCCTGCGCGAGGACGACGAGCTCGTGCCGCCGTCGCGGTTCGTCTACATCGCCGAGCGGGTCGGGCTGATGCCCCAGGTCGATGCCTGGGTGGTCGACCGCAGCCTGGCGCTGCTCGCCCGGATCCGCGCGGAGCACGACCCCGGGTTCCGCCTCGAGGTCAACCTCTCCGGCCACTCGATCGGCAACCCCGAGATCGAGCGCGCCATCGTCGACTCGCTCGAGCGGCACGGGGTGGACCCCTCGGCGCTCATCCTCGAGATCACCGAGACCGCGGCCGTGGCCGACGTGGCGCTCGCCCGCGACTTCGCCGCCCGGATGACCGGCCTCGGCTGCGCGTTCGCGCTCGACGACTTCGGGGCGGGCTTCGGGTCCTTCTACTACCTCAAGCACCTGTTCTTCGACTACGTGAAGATCGACGGCGAGTTCGTGGCCCACGTCCACGAGTCGTCGGTCGACCGCACGATCATGCGCTCGATCGTCGGCATCGCCCGCGACCTCGGCAAGCGCACGGTCGCGGAGTTCGTCTCCGAGCCGGCCATCCTCGAGGCGTGCCGCGAGGAGGGCGTCGACCTCGCCCAGGGCTACCTCATCGGCCGACCGGCGGCCTACGACGAGTTCGTCGAGCAGTTCCTCCGGCGCCCCCACGCGCTCGCGCGCCGGGCCGGCTGA